From Kineosporia succinea, the proteins below share one genomic window:
- a CDS encoding purine-cytosine permease family protein — MTSEITAAPDVRSATHETLEDYTLRFAPRSYRRWSTGVVAVSALGGIAYLADFAIGANIGISYGTTNALWGIAVFAVVIFATGFPLAYYAARYNLDLDLITRGSGFGYYGSVVSNVIFASFTFIFFALEGSIMAQGLNLGLGMPLWLGYAVSTILIFPLVIYGMKVLATLQVWTTPLWLVLMVAPFVYLLFSHPESVGAFFDYQGDSDSTNLGSIMLAAGVCLSLIAQIAEQIDYLRFMPPKTPSNARRWWLAMITAGPGWVFFGAIKQAVGLFLAVYLIANLSDGAGIANQPVHQFLEIYEDIVPHAAALTLAVVLVVISQIKINVTNAYSGSLAWTNSYTRVTRHYPGRLVFLAFNLAVALVLMEANMFDFLNTILGFYANCGMAWVVVVASDIVFNKYLLGLSPKQPEFRRGMLYAVNPVGFGSMLLAAGISIIVFFGGFGETVKPYSPLVAIGLALVLPPVFAVATKGRYYLRRTDDGIDLPMYDEYGNPSGAVLTCHVCQQDYERPDMAACFTHDAHVCSLCLSTDKVGDHVLPAQT, encoded by the coding sequence TGACGAGCGAGATCACTGCCGCCCCCGACGTACGGTCGGCCACGCACGAGACCCTCGAGGACTACACGCTGCGGTTCGCGCCGCGCAGCTACCGCCGCTGGAGCACCGGCGTGGTGGCCGTGTCGGCCCTGGGTGGCATCGCCTACCTGGCCGACTTCGCGATCGGCGCGAACATCGGCATCTCCTACGGCACCACGAACGCGCTGTGGGGCATCGCGGTGTTCGCGGTCGTCATCTTCGCGACCGGTTTCCCGCTGGCCTACTACGCGGCCCGCTACAACCTCGACCTCGACCTGATCACGCGCGGAAGTGGTTTCGGCTACTACGGTTCCGTGGTCTCGAACGTCATCTTCGCCTCGTTCACGTTCATCTTCTTCGCGCTCGAGGGCTCGATCATGGCGCAGGGCCTGAACCTGGGCCTGGGCATGCCGTTGTGGCTGGGCTACGCGGTGAGCACGATCCTGATCTTCCCGCTCGTCATCTACGGCATGAAAGTGCTGGCCACGCTGCAGGTCTGGACGACCCCGCTGTGGCTGGTGCTGATGGTCGCGCCGTTCGTGTACCTGCTGTTCAGCCACCCGGAGTCCGTCGGCGCGTTCTTCGACTACCAGGGTGACAGCGACTCCACCAACCTGGGATCGATCATGCTGGCCGCCGGGGTGTGCCTGAGCCTGATCGCGCAGATCGCCGAGCAGATCGACTACCTGCGCTTCATGCCCCCGAAAACCCCGTCCAACGCGAGGCGCTGGTGGCTGGCGATGATCACGGCCGGGCCCGGCTGGGTCTTCTTCGGCGCGATCAAGCAGGCGGTCGGGCTGTTCCTGGCCGTGTACCTGATCGCCAACCTGAGTGACGGGGCGGGCATCGCCAACCAGCCCGTCCACCAGTTCCTGGAGATCTACGAGGACATCGTGCCGCACGCGGCCGCCCTGACGCTGGCCGTGGTGCTGGTGGTGATCAGCCAGATCAAGATCAACGTCACCAACGCCTACTCCGGCTCGCTGGCCTGGACGAACTCGTACACCCGGGTCACGCGGCACTACCCGGGCCGGCTGGTGTTCCTGGCCTTCAACCTGGCCGTCGCACTGGTGCTGATGGAAGCCAACATGTTCGACTTCCTCAACACCATTCTCGGCTTCTACGCCAACTGCGGCATGGCCTGGGTGGTCGTCGTGGCCTCCGACATCGTCTTCAACAAGTACCTCCTCGGCCTCTCCCCCAAGCAACCGGAGTTCCGCCGGGGCATGCTCTACGCGGTCAATCCGGTCGGTTTCGGCTCGATGCTGCTGGCCGCGGGCATCTCGATCATCGTGTTCTTCGGCGGTTTCGGCGAGACCGTCAAGCCGTACTCCCCGCTGGTCGCGATCGGCCTGGCCCTGGTGCTGCCGCCGGTGTTCGCGGTGGCGACGAAGGGCCGCTACTACCTGCGCCGCACCGACGACGGCATCGACCTGCCGATGTACGACGAGTACGGCAACCCCTCCGGCGCGGTCCTCACCTGCCACGTGTGCCAGCAGGACTACGAACGCCCGGACATGGCAGCCTGTTTCACCCACGACGCGCACGTCTGCTCGCTGTGCCTGAGCACGGACAAGGTCGGTGACCACGTCCTCCCGGCCCAGACCTGA